From Anopheles funestus chromosome 3RL, idAnoFuneDA-416_04, whole genome shotgun sequence, a single genomic window includes:
- the LOC125769540 gene encoding elastase-1-like, which yields MRSRIWISALLGLVLGAIIETFAHESQVDCGKRKLKTSYLIQNGLDAKPGYWPWHAAIFYKDEINEFYYKCGGSIIDENTILTGTHETNYITIATKWVLLHEISIDVGRTNLEENAEYTQMHDVQEIIVHPEFKINNITNDIALIKLATKITMTKFVQPVCLWNLDDKRNSIMNKKATIIGYGMANNLKQTLVGVIDRMSCDIDIPKVFGNKLAPDMICAGGQEGASTCSGDSGGGMFFEIEGKWFVRGIVSFVSGNRENDLCNTSKQISLTDVANYIDWIKKHVDSRVLINSDAIELNYDEKLELFDLNTCGLVSNTVAADGTQWTLPWLGFVGIYRLSDNTIDKRCAVTLLNEWYAVGPAHCFQNDGLE from the exons ATGCGATCTCGGATATGGATCTCAGCCCTGCTGGGACTCGTTCTGGGTGCGATAATAGAAACTTTTGCTCATGAATCTCAAGTAGATTGTGGTAAACGAAAACTGAAAACAAGCTACCTTATTCAAAATGGGCTAGACGCAAAGCCGGGTTATTGGCCATGGCATGCAGCTATTTTCTATAAAGATGAAATTAACGAGTTTTACTACAAATGCGGAGGATCGATTATAGACGAGAACACCATCTTAACAGGTACGCatgaaacaaattatattaCTATTGCGACTAAATGGGTGCTGCTTC ACGAAATTTCTATCGACGTCGGCCGTACCAATCTTGAGGAAAATGCAGAGTATACACAGATGCATGACGTGCAAGAAATAATAGTTCATcctgaatttaaaataaataacatcaCAAATGATATCGCCCTAATCAAATTGGCGACTAAAATCACCATGACGAAGTTTGTACAACCCGTCTGTTTGTGGAACTTGGACGACAAACGTAACTCGATcatgaacaaaaaagcaacgatCATTGGGTATGGCATGGCAAATAATTTGAAGCAAACGTTAGTTGGTGTTATTGATAGAATGTCTTGTGACATCGATATACCCAAAGTATTTGGAAACAAACTTGCACCTGACATGATCTGTGCCGGAGGTCAGGAAGGTGCTAGTACGTGCAGTGGCGATAGTGGCGGTGGCATGTTTTTCGAAATCGAAGGCAAATGGTTCGTTCGAGGTATTGTTTCCTTCGTTTCGGGGAATAGAGAAAATGATCTCTGTAACACTTCGAAACAAATCTCCTTAACAGACGTTGCAAATTATATCGACTGGATTAAGAAACATGTCGATTCTCGTGTATTGATTAATTCCGATGCGATTGAATTGAATTATGATGAAAAGCTCGAACTGTTTGATCTTAATACGTGCGGTTTGGTATCGAACACGGTTGCTGCTGATGGGACACAATGGACCCTGCCCTGGCTTGGATTTGTTGGCATCTACAGGCTGTCGGATAATACGATCGATAAAAGATGTGCAGTCACATTGCTAAACGAATGGTATGCTGTAGGGCCGGCACATTGTTTCCAAAACGACGGTTTAGAGTAA